The following are encoded together in the Phragmites australis chromosome 19, lpPhrAust1.1, whole genome shotgun sequence genome:
- the LOC133899948 gene encoding uncharacterized protein LOC133899948 — MEASRGSIASFATYRPPLPVDIFSCPVSPSSGKDELHLTDGVSYNYNGRPIPAQALKALVAKKPELASECGATAEDVEKGHATGLVFVSERENGLETLQVALRFDGKVKVLSLADIYGPDTFGGVRMEDSGCIGGGFAPNADLSIIYVSTKKAAEKRRTPWTVVYRTSLRTGETEQLTPEGQYDLSPAVSPSGKSVAVANFRGNRWSGEIEHLRTDIVVMNVDRKAQGGKLDRKRLVPDGGGWPSWGSDNVIFFHRGIDKKDPASDKVTTTWRVFRYDFRTNRADPVTPEDFNAMTPSAISETKVAVATIRQRTNQMAGQREEPEYRHIEIFDFAAPNQQPVAVKITQNIFPKADYYNPFVLDGGSRLGYHRSRSDKMLQQNGKSDVPRNFHKLQSPHKDVGLFRVSGVFPTISSDGSKLAFVDNEFKAVWLADKKGLRVVWERRGANSIFSTVWNQNPNKDILYVCVGPSFSADSPLEIYAIFNVSGSSGRPETKRLTDGGFNNAFPSSNPEGTKIVFRSTRDHTKDYFRYKNLYIMQDAHAGETYGDGTVTRLTDGEYTDTHCQWSPRGDWIVFSSTRDKPGGDKKAKLEMDNGLDLGHFAVYLVMAADPKVVVRVVTSADPGPGVNSIAGHVNHPVFSPDGRSIAFTSDLAAVSAEPISMPMFLHSVRPYGDIFSVDIDPDDINKNQDIKKFNRITHSRYEYSTPAWTQFATDDPNAQWKMLVTTDAKAASYKPACPYAHPDGGESWHMTGHLVLPKRCC, encoded by the exons ATGGAAGCTAGCCGTGGCAGCATCGCCTCCTTCGCCACCTACAGGCCGCCGTTACCGGTGGACATCTTCTCATGCCCGGTGTCACCGTCGTCGGGGAAGGATGAGCTGCACCTCACCGACGGTGTCTCCTACAACTACAACGGCCGGCCCATCCCAGCGCAGGCGCTCAAGGCTCTCGTCGCCAAGAAACCCGAGCTGGCCTCTGAGTGCGGCGCCACTGCCGAGGATGTGGAGAAGGGCCACGCCACTGGCCTGGTGTTTGTCTCAGAGCGGGAGAACGGCCTCGAGACCCTGCAAGTGGCTCTGCGCTTCGATGGCAAGGTGAAGGTGCTGAGCCTGGCCGACATCTACGGCCCTGACACCTTTGGCGGCGTGCGCATGGAGGACAGCGGCTGCATCGGTGGGGGCTTTGCTCCCAATGCCGACCTCTCGATCATCTACGTCTCCACCAAGAAGGCAGCGGAGAAGCGCCGCACCCCCTGGACTGTTGTGTACAGAACAAGCCTCAGGACCGGCGAGACTGAGCAACTAACTCCAGAAG GGCAGTATGATCTGAGCCCCGCTGTGTCGCCGTCGGGGAAGAGCGTTGCAGTGGCCAACTTCCGTGGGaacagatggtctggtgagatCGAGCACCTCAGGACCGACATTGTCGTGATGAACGTGGACAGGAAGGCGCAGGGTGGTAAGCTGGACCGCAAAAGGCTCGTCCCAGACGGCGGCGGCTGGCCCTCGTGGGGAAGCGACAACGTCATATTCTTCCACCGAGGGATCGACAAGAAAGACCCTGCCAGTGACAAGGTTACCACAACCTGGCGAGTGTTCCGGTACGACTTCAGAACCAACCGCGCTGATCCAGTGACACCGGAGGACTTCAATGCGATGACTCCGTCAGCCATCAGCGAGACTAAGGTGGCCGTGGCCACCATCCGGCAAAGGACCAATCAAATGGCCGGCCAGCGCGAGGAGCCCGAGTACCGCCACATTGAGATCTTCGATTTTGCCGCGCCAAACCAGCAGCCTGTGGCTGTGAAGATTACACAGAACATCTTTCCGAAAGCCGACTACTACAACCCCTTCGTGCTCGACGGCGGCAGCCGCTTAGGGTACCACCGCAGCAGAAGCGACAAGATGCTCCAGCAG AATGGGAAAAGCGACGTGCCAAGGAACTTCCACAAGCTGCAGTCCCCGCACAAGGACGTGGGGCTGTTCAGGGTGTCGGGCGTGTTCCCGACCATCTCCAGCGACGGCTCCAAGCTCGCCTTCGTTGACAACGAGTTCAAAGCAGTCTGGCTCGCCGACAAGAAAGGCCTCCGCGTCGTCTGGGAG CGGAGGGGAGCAAACAGCATCTTCTCGACAGTATGGAACCAGAACCCCAACAAAGACATACTGTATGTCTGCGTCGGCCCGTCTTTCAGCGCCGACAGCCCACTGGAGATCTACGCTATCTTCAATGTCTCAGGGAGCAGCGGCCGCCCGGAGACGAAGCGCCTCACGGACGGCGGTTTCAACAACGCCTTCCCTTCTAGTAACCCGGAGGGGACGAAGATCGTCTTCCGGTCGACAAGGGATCACACAAAGGACTACTTCAGGTACAAGAACCTTTACATCATGCAGGACGCGCATGCCGGGGAGACGTACGGAGACGGCACCGTGACACGGCTGACGGATGGCGAATATACCGACACCCACTGCCAGTGGTCGCCCAGGGGGGACTGGATCGTCTTCTCCTCCACGCGTGACAAGCCGGGGGGTGACAAGAAGGCTAAGCTGGAAATGGACAACGGTCTTGACCTTGGCCACTTCGCCGTCTACCTGGTGATGGCAGCGGATCCCAAGGTCGTGGTGAGGGTGGTCACGAGCGCGGATCCTGGTCCCGGTGTTAACAGCATCGCTGGGCACGTCAACCACCCGGTGTTCAGCCCGGACGGCAGGAGCATCGCCTTCACCTCCGACCTCGCCGCGGTCTCCGCCGAGCCCATCTCCATGCCCATGTTCCTACACTCGGTCCGTCCCTACGGCGACATCTTCTCTGTCGACATCGACCCAGACGACATCAACAAGAACCAGGATATCAAGAAATTCAACCGCATCACGCACAGCCGCTATGAATACTCAACACCGGCATGGACCCAGTTCGCCACCGACGACCCCAACGCCCAGTGGAAAATGCTGGTGACCACGGACGCTAAGGCCGCCAGCTACAAGCCGGCGTGCCCCTATGCGCACCCTGACGGAGGCGAGAGCTGGCACATGACCGGACACCTCGTCCTCCCAAAGAGGTGCTGCTAG